The following are encoded together in the Nocardioides thalensis genome:
- a CDS encoding M28 family peptidase, whose translation MEHTVRVLPVTRRTLAAAGLVAAATVACRPVRAGDLRVDTALRAVEVLAGRIGPREATSPAYDEAAAWVEGRLEALGWTVRRQRFDVPAGSSWGVPVPGGTSVNLVATRREARPGRPWLVVGAHLDTVPQAPGAEDNASGIGVLLAVAEATAWRLTRLPVALVAFGAEEPRGPTDDDHHYGSRAYVASLSARERRSLRGMVSLDRVGVGSVVPVGSAGEADPLRRELEAAARRAGVPVAPETFQRSSDHWSFVRDGLPGVRLGGTSYAAYHSSADVPGVVSADQLGRTGRIVLQWLR comes from the coding sequence GTGGAGCACACTGTCCGGGTGCTGCCCGTCACGCGCCGGACGCTGGCCGCGGCCGGCCTGGTCGCCGCCGCGACCGTCGCCTGCAGGCCGGTCCGCGCGGGCGACCTGCGGGTCGACACGGCGCTGCGCGCCGTCGAGGTCCTCGCCGGCCGGATCGGGCCACGGGAGGCGACCTCGCCGGCGTACGACGAGGCCGCGGCGTGGGTGGAGGGCCGGCTCGAGGCCTTGGGCTGGACGGTACGGCGCCAGCGGTTCGACGTGCCGGCGGGGAGCTCGTGGGGCGTGCCCGTGCCGGGCGGCACCTCGGTCAACCTGGTGGCCACCCGTCGTGAGGCCCGGCCCGGGCGGCCGTGGCTGGTCGTCGGCGCCCACCTCGACACCGTGCCGCAGGCGCCGGGAGCCGAGGACAACGCCTCGGGGATCGGGGTGCTGCTCGCAGTCGCCGAGGCGACGGCGTGGCGGCTGACCCGGCTGCCGGTCGCGCTCGTCGCGTTCGGCGCCGAGGAGCCCCGCGGCCCGACCGACGACGACCACCACTACGGCTCGCGGGCCTACGTCGCGTCGCTGTCGGCGCGCGAGCGGCGCAGCCTGCGCGGGATGGTCTCGCTGGACCGGGTCGGCGTCGGCTCGGTCGTCCCGGTCGGCAGCGCCGGCGAGGCCGACCCGCTCCGCCGCGAGCTCGAGGCCGCGGCGCGTCGGGCGGGGGTGCCGGTGGCGCCGGAGACGTTCCAGCGCTCGAGCGACCACTGGTCGTTCGTCCGCGACGGCCTCCCCGGCGTCCGCCTCGGCGGCACGTCGTACGCCGCCTACCACTCCTCCGCCGACGTCCCCGGCGTCGTCAGCGCCGACCAGCTCGGGCGGACGGGTCGCATCGTGCTCCAGTGGCTCCGGTGA
- a CDS encoding CapA family protein, producing MRSGWVVAVAFVAASLAACADDGAGPKGGTPTSTTAATSGATSASPSAPGSSSPSAGEPEPPPAVDLTIVGDLMLVRGVADGRRALAPMAGLLRSADLTVGNLEQTLSTDGEPTQGGDSFGGSPADLDLLRWAGFDAVSLANNHLGDYGERALLETVDLLSDGPVRAFGAGRTARAAARPLLLEARGTTFAFLGFNAIGETPMATATTPGALSVRMPPRTGPLQQADLDRVTAAVRRADRVADAVVVLPHWGTQYTHVPEPVQHRVARALVAAGADLVVGGHPHWVQGVEQISGVPVLHSLGNFVFDMDWEPQVMQGVMLETTWRGPELISLRLVPYAMDPATFAPRVVDGEVAADILRDVASTTSPSAGPLVRCLTSSPSRRVCTP from the coding sequence GTGAGGTCCGGGTGGGTGGTCGCGGTGGCCTTCGTCGCCGCCTCGCTCGCGGCGTGCGCCGACGACGGCGCCGGCCCCAAGGGCGGCACGCCGACCAGCACGACAGCGGCGACCTCCGGCGCGACGTCGGCGTCGCCGTCGGCACCCGGCTCGTCGTCTCCGTCGGCGGGGGAGCCCGAGCCGCCGCCGGCGGTCGACCTGACCATCGTCGGCGACCTGATGCTGGTGCGCGGCGTGGCCGACGGGCGGCGGGCGCTGGCCCCGATGGCCGGGCTGCTGCGCTCGGCCGACCTGACCGTCGGCAACCTCGAGCAGACCCTGTCGACCGACGGCGAGCCCACGCAGGGCGGCGACTCCTTCGGCGGCTCACCGGCCGACCTCGACCTGCTCCGGTGGGCGGGCTTCGACGCGGTGTCGCTCGCCAACAACCACCTCGGCGACTACGGCGAGCGGGCGCTGCTGGAGACCGTCGACCTGCTCTCCGACGGGCCGGTGCGCGCCTTCGGCGCCGGCCGTACGGCGCGCGCTGCCGCGCGGCCGCTGCTGCTCGAGGCGCGCGGCACGACGTTCGCGTTCCTGGGCTTCAACGCGATCGGCGAGACGCCGATGGCCACCGCGACGACGCCCGGCGCCCTCTCGGTGCGGATGCCGCCGCGCACCGGGCCCCTTCAACAGGCCGACCTCGACCGGGTGACCGCGGCGGTCCGGCGCGCGGACCGGGTCGCCGACGCGGTCGTGGTGCTGCCGCACTGGGGCACGCAGTACACCCACGTGCCGGAGCCGGTGCAGCACCGGGTCGCGCGCGCCCTCGTCGCCGCCGGCGCCGACCTCGTCGTGGGCGGTCACCCGCACTGGGTGCAGGGGGTGGAGCAGATCAGCGGGGTGCCCGTGCTGCACTCCCTCGGCAACTTCGTCTTCGACATGGACTGGGAGCCGCAGGTCATGCAGGGCGTGATGCTGGAGACCACCTGGCGCGGGCCCGAGCTGATCTCGCTGCGGCTGGTGCCCTATGCGATGGACCCGGCGACGTTCGCGCCCCGGGTGGTGGACGGGGAGGTCGCCGCCGACATCCTGCGCGACGTCGCCAGTACCACGTCGCCCTCCGCCGGCCCGTTGGTCCGCTGCCTCACGTCATCGCCGAGTCGGCGCGTCTGCACGCCCTGA